A single region of the Chitinophaga niabensis genome encodes:
- a CDS encoding nuclear transport factor 2 family protein — protein sequence METIVKEFLAAVQQVNLEKIGSLLHPEVKWNVPGNNRFSGLKHSAAEVFQMVGGMFEASQDTFALAEIKAVAVLGNKVACLLRFKAEKDGLRLDTDNIDVYTVENGQIVAVEAFATDLAAEDAFWGPLPQ from the coding sequence ATGGAAACGATCGTCAAAGAATTTTTAGCTGCTGTACAACAAGTGAACCTTGAAAAGATAGGCAGCCTCCTTCATCCGGAAGTAAAATGGAATGTGCCGGGTAATAATCGTTTTTCCGGTTTGAAACATTCTGCTGCAGAAGTGTTTCAAATGGTAGGAGGAATGTTTGAAGCTTCGCAGGATACATTTGCACTGGCTGAGATCAAAGCCGTAGCAGTGTTGGGAAATAAAGTAGCCTGCCTGTTACGTTTTAAAGCAGAAAAGGATGGCTTAAGGCTGGATACGGATAATATAGACGTATATACGGTAGAGAATGGGCAGATAGTAGCTGTGGAAGCATTTGCTACAGATCTTGCAGCGGAGGATGCATTCTGGGGACCTTTACCGCAATAA
- a CDS encoding response regulator has protein sequence MLNTPTILLIDDDIDDQEIFTSALAFIDNAIACKIAPNGYEGIMQLNDSEALPDLIFLDLNMPVMNGIQFLREVKAAHKAKDVPVIIFSTASDIKTIEEAKQLGAHDFITKPEKFSELVGLLHGLLFPATR, from the coding sequence ATGTTAAACACACCCACCATACTACTGATTGATGATGATATTGATGATCAGGAGATCTTCACTTCCGCTCTTGCGTTCATCGATAATGCGATTGCTTGTAAGATTGCACCCAATGGCTATGAAGGCATTATGCAGTTAAATGATTCGGAAGCACTGCCGGACCTGATCTTCCTTGATCTTAATATGCCCGTAATGAACGGCATCCAGTTCCTTCGGGAAGTAAAAGCAGCACATAAGGCAAAAGATGTACCCGTTATTATTTTCTCTACCGCTTCGGACATCAAAACAATTGAAGAGGCAAAACAATTAGGGGCACACGATTTTATCACAAAACCGGAGAAATTCTCAGAACTGGTAGGCCTGTTACATGGCCTATTATTTCCTGCTACCCGTTAA
- a CDS encoding PAS domain-containing sensor histidine kinase, with product MASTPTQAPFKFMEGGGELGALIRSYNWAATSIGTPDQWPQSLRTALSIVLNSRFPMFLWWGKDMIQFYNDAYRPSLGKEGKHPLAVGQKGEECWPEIWHIIKPQIDQVWAGGSTWNEDLLVPIYRNGELEEVYWTFSYSPVKDETGKVGGILVVCHETTEKRKAGIQIEIAESRYRQLIESLPVAIFTIDINGFINLYNKAAAELWGREPRIGKDKWNGAHKMFLTDGTAIMHENGPMAKALRENRQISLEMLIQQPDGKMKHVISHPEPIYDHEGNVTGAMNVLIDITSLKEAEHALRASEELLEKRVHERTAEIKSANFSLQRSNAELEQFAYITSHDLQEPLRKIRTFTEMLEASLGSISSKSKGYLDKITASSTRMRKLIKDVLHYSRLITPDQIFTKVDLHAAIWQVVDDFELTIREKNVKISIQQLPVIEANPLQINQLFSNLLGNALKFNISEAPEITISATLLDTGTQTLPEGLNPSLSYCLLEFKDNGIGFDQQYAEQIFTIFQRLHTKQQYAGTGIGLALCKKIVLNHHGSITAHSENGEGATFTIILPLKQLQL from the coding sequence ATGGCATCAACTCCAACGCAAGCTCCTTTCAAATTCATGGAAGGGGGTGGCGAATTAGGAGCGTTGATCCGTTCCTATAACTGGGCCGCTACTTCCATTGGCACACCAGACCAATGGCCGCAAAGTTTACGTACCGCCCTGAGTATCGTATTGAATTCCCGCTTCCCCATGTTCCTCTGGTGGGGAAAAGATATGATCCAGTTCTATAACGACGCTTACCGCCCCAGCCTGGGAAAAGAAGGAAAACATCCGCTTGCCGTAGGGCAAAAGGGAGAAGAATGCTGGCCCGAAATATGGCACATCATTAAACCACAGATAGACCAGGTATGGGCTGGCGGATCTACCTGGAATGAAGATCTGCTGGTACCCATTTACCGCAATGGAGAACTGGAAGAGGTTTACTGGACCTTCAGCTACAGCCCCGTGAAAGATGAAACGGGGAAAGTAGGCGGCATCCTGGTGGTTTGCCACGAAACAACAGAAAAAAGAAAGGCCGGGATCCAGATAGAAATAGCCGAATCAAGGTACCGCCAGCTGATAGAAAGTTTACCTGTTGCCATTTTCACTATTGATATAAATGGCTTCATTAACCTCTACAATAAAGCAGCTGCAGAATTATGGGGCAGGGAACCGCGTATCGGGAAAGATAAATGGAATGGTGCACACAAGATGTTCTTAACAGACGGAACAGCCATTATGCATGAGAACGGCCCCATGGCCAAAGCCCTCCGCGAAAACCGGCAGATCAGCCTGGAAATGCTGATACAACAGCCGGATGGGAAAATGAAACATGTGATCTCACACCCGGAACCTATCTATGATCACGAAGGAAATGTTACCGGGGCCATGAACGTATTAATAGACATCACCAGCCTGAAAGAAGCAGAACATGCATTACGTGCCAGCGAAGAATTGCTGGAAAAAAGAGTGCATGAAAGAACTGCTGAAATAAAAAGCGCCAACTTCAGCCTGCAACGCAGCAATGCAGAGCTGGAACAGTTTGCTTATATCACCAGTCACGATCTGCAGGAACCTTTGCGCAAGATCAGGACCTTCACGGAAATGCTGGAAGCAAGCCTGGGTTCTATTTCCTCTAAATCAAAAGGTTACCTGGATAAGATCACCGCCTCTTCTACCCGTATGAGGAAACTGATCAAGGACGTGCTGCATTATTCCCGTTTGATCACACCGGACCAGATCTTTACAAAGGTAGATCTGCATGCAGCGATCTGGCAGGTGGTGGATGATTTTGAACTGACCATCCGCGAAAAGAATGTAAAGATCAGTATACAACAGCTCCCCGTCATAGAAGCGAACCCGTTGCAGATCAATCAGCTCTTCAGCAACCTGCTCGGTAATGCCCTGAAGTTTAATATAAGTGAAGCGCCGGAGATAACTATTTCTGCTACTTTGTTAGATACGGGTACCCAAACCTTACCGGAAGGGTTAAATCCTTCTCTCTCCTACTGCCTGCTTGAATTCAAGGACAATGGTATTGGATTTGACCAGCAATATGCAGAGCAGATCTTCACTATCTTTCAACGCCTGCATACCAAACAGCAATATGCAGGAACAGGTATTGGTCTTGCACTTTGTAAAAAAATAGTACTGAACCATCATGGCAGTATCACCGCTCATTCTGAAAATGGAGAGGGTGCAACGTTTACGATCATTCTTCCTTTGAAGCAATTGCAGCTGTAG
- a CDS encoding T9SS type B sorting domain-containing protein yields MRHILLLFFLGASLTLKADHITGGEMYYTFTGMSGNLYNYTVTLKQFRSCGTANRQFANPTYIGIFNRATGERIQDRQEQLTGEEQISTTSNDPCITRPPFICYYVGTWVFNISLPASPDGYILTSQVTNRVDGINNLSFGYGRIGATYTCEIPGSAFANNHSAKFVGDDLVTICAENSFSYSFAATDGDGDRLRYFFCEAYLTAGYSGGGGGGGGGGGPIGGNNSQPPVPPPYYSVPYGDGFSGGSPLGNRVSINPNTGLITGIAPGVGIYVVTVCVQEIRNGVAIATQRKDLQINITGCTVAAASLLPEYMLCGNSQQLSVANQSTSPLIVSWFWEFKNSAGTVVYNSNNNIADYTFPVPGTYTIKLATNRGFQCPDSTDAQVYVYPGFEPRFSAAGACINKPVLFTDQTTSRYGITNFWDWDFGEPSAQTDFSNDRNPSYTYPTNGLKNVRLIVHNTVGCKDTLYDPMEILDKPPIALSFRDTLICPPDQLQLQATGTGIFTWSPTTNMTGANTPIPRVSPVRDTKYYVDLDQDGCLNRDSVMIRTVDRVSLSLPADTVICQGDPIVLRPQSNGLRYTWTPAQNLNDATLKNPLATTTNNTMYSVTATISGCTATDQMLVSTVPYPRAFAGADTVICFDTFAQLHALTDGTFYTWQTTDAGGVPLSLDPTVKPKLTAAYVFSAFDTKGCPKPGKDTVVVTVLPKINAFAGRDTAVVLGQPLQLNASGGVQYTWSPATGLSSTTIPNPLALYNRPVTGLRYKVLVQDIAGCADSAFMNVKVYNTMPQVFVPTAFTPNGDGVNDQLRPIAAGIRNIEYFMVYTRWGELVYRGTQSGKGWDGRINGRMQTSGVYVWQVKAVDYLGLDFFLTGTATLLR; encoded by the coding sequence ATGAGGCACATCCTGTTGCTTTTCTTTTTGGGAGCATCGCTCACCCTGAAAGCCGACCACATTACCGGCGGGGAGATGTATTATACATTCACCGGTATGTCCGGCAATCTTTACAATTACACCGTTACCTTAAAACAGTTCAGGAGTTGCGGAACGGCCAACCGGCAGTTCGCCAATCCTACCTACATAGGCATTTTTAACCGGGCAACAGGCGAGCGCATACAAGACCGGCAGGAACAGCTCACCGGTGAAGAACAGATCAGTACTACCAGTAATGATCCCTGTATTACCCGTCCGCCGTTCATCTGTTATTATGTGGGTACCTGGGTATTTAATATTTCCTTACCTGCTTCGCCGGATGGTTATATCCTCACTTCGCAGGTTACCAATCGTGTGGATGGCATCAACAATCTCTCCTTTGGTTATGGCAGGATCGGGGCTACTTACACCTGTGAAATTCCGGGTAGTGCCTTTGCCAATAATCACAGCGCTAAATTCGTGGGAGACGACCTGGTGACCATCTGTGCAGAGAACTCTTTCTCCTATAGTTTTGCGGCTACGGATGGAGACGGAGACCGGTTACGTTACTTCTTCTGCGAAGCTTACCTTACTGCCGGTTACTCTGGTGGAGGAGGTGGTGGTGGCGGAGGTGGCGGACCCATTGGAGGCAATAACAGCCAGCCCCCTGTACCCCCGCCTTATTACTCAGTACCTTATGGCGATGGCTTTAGTGGTGGCAGCCCTTTAGGCAATCGGGTTTCCATTAATCCCAATACCGGTTTGATCACAGGTATTGCACCGGGTGTGGGTATCTATGTGGTAACAGTATGCGTGCAGGAAATACGTAATGGTGTAGCCATTGCTACGCAACGGAAAGACCTGCAGATAAATATTACCGGTTGTACGGTAGCCGCAGCATCGCTTTTACCGGAATACATGTTATGCGGCAATAGCCAGCAGCTAAGTGTTGCCAATCAATCTACCAGCCCGCTGATCGTGTCCTGGTTCTGGGAATTTAAGAACAGCGCAGGTACGGTGGTTTACAACTCTAACAATAATATTGCAGACTACACATTTCCCGTGCCTGGTACCTATACCATCAAGCTGGCTACCAACAGGGGTTTTCAATGTCCTGATTCTACAGATGCACAGGTATATGTATACCCCGGATTTGAACCCCGTTTTTCTGCAGCCGGCGCCTGCATCAACAAACCTGTTCTCTTCACGGACCAAACCACTTCCAGGTATGGCATTACTAATTTCTGGGATTGGGATTTTGGAGAGCCCTCCGCGCAAACGGACTTCTCCAATGATCGAAATCCTTCTTATACTTATCCTACCAATGGCCTCAAGAATGTACGCCTCATTGTGCATAATACTGTAGGTTGCAAGGATACGCTCTATGATCCGATGGAGATCCTGGACAAACCTCCCATCGCACTTTCTTTCCGCGATACACTTATCTGCCCGCCTGATCAATTGCAATTACAGGCTACCGGCACGGGTATTTTCACCTGGTCGCCCACCACTAATATGACGGGTGCCAATACACCTATACCAAGGGTAAGCCCTGTCAGGGATACAAAATATTATGTAGACCTTGATCAGGACGGTTGCCTGAATCGTGATTCTGTGATGATCCGTACGGTGGACCGTGTGAGTTTAAGTTTACCGGCAGACACGGTGATCTGCCAGGGTGATCCTATTGTGTTAAGGCCACAATCCAATGGCCTGCGTTACACCTGGACGCCTGCACAGAACCTGAATGATGCCACGCTCAAAAACCCTTTGGCCACAACTACCAATAATACCATGTATAGTGTTACAGCAACGATCAGTGGCTGTACGGCCACTGATCAGATGCTGGTATCCACAGTACCTTATCCGCGCGCATTTGCAGGAGCAGATACGGTCATCTGTTTTGATACCTTTGCGCAATTACATGCATTGACAGACGGAACTTTTTATACCTGGCAAACTACAGATGCCGGCGGCGTTCCCCTTTCCCTTGATCCTACTGTAAAGCCTAAATTAACGGCTGCCTATGTTTTCTCGGCATTTGATACAAAAGGTTGTCCTAAACCCGGAAAAGATACAGTAGTAGTAACCGTGTTGCCTAAGATCAATGCATTTGCAGGAAGGGATACCGCAGTTGTATTAGGCCAGCCATTACAATTAAATGCTTCAGGCGGCGTGCAGTATACCTGGTCTCCCGCAACAGGATTATCTTCTACCACTATTCCCAACCCGCTGGCATTATACAACAGACCCGTAACAGGATTACGTTATAAAGTGCTGGTACAGGATATTGCCGGATGTGCGGATTCCGCTTTCATGAATGTGAAAGTATACAATACCATGCCGCAGGTTTTTGTTCCTACTGCCTTCACGCCAAACGGAGACGGTGTGAATGATCAGCTGCGCCCCATTGCAGCAGGCATCAGGAACATCGAATACTTTATGGTGTATACCCGCTGGGGAGAACTTGTATACCGTGGTACACAAAGTGGCAAAGGATGGGATGGCCGCATCAACGGAAGGATGCAAACCTCCGGAGTATATGTATGGCAGGTAAAAGCAGTGGATTATCTCGGTTTGGATTTCTTCCTCACCGGTACTGCCACCTTATTGCGGTAA
- a CDS encoding AraC family transcriptional regulator, translated as MEDQQKRMALSLLAYAAQRDVQPQQLCKLAGIQLEELKKPSGETLSATQMNNLWTNAGQLTNDPLFGLHFGESLQIAALGMVGEIIKSSGTVGEAITHAAALSHLVTDLFRMEVTSPGKTFTINYISLTDATPSFSFLQLMDFFMVFTVHELDGLLLQKIQPKAVRYPYVVSNIAEYERVLRCRPVKRTGEYALEFDKKYWDEPILSANYELQSLLLKKVQALPEQAAGTQSLQARIYNYLLTNAYLGIISLEQMAANFNISPRSLQRKLKEEGVKYQDIADAVRKSLAMHYMASGNYPLKEVSYMLGYNELSAFTRAFKRWTGDTPGSYQHN; from the coding sequence ATGGAAGACCAACAGAAAAGAATGGCATTGAGCCTGCTGGCATATGCTGCGCAAAGGGATGTGCAACCGCAGCAACTATGCAAACTGGCAGGTATTCAGCTGGAAGAATTAAAGAAACCATCAGGAGAAACGCTTAGTGCCACGCAGATGAATAATCTATGGACCAATGCAGGGCAGCTTACCAATGATCCCCTCTTTGGCCTGCACTTTGGAGAATCCCTGCAAATAGCTGCACTGGGTATGGTGGGAGAGATCATCAAAAGCAGCGGCACAGTAGGAGAAGCCATCACACACGCCGCAGCACTTTCACATCTTGTTACAGACCTTTTCAGGATGGAAGTAACATCTCCCGGCAAAACATTCACCATCAATTATATTTCACTCACGGATGCAACACCTTCTTTTTCATTCCTGCAGCTGATGGATTTTTTTATGGTCTTCACCGTTCATGAACTGGATGGGCTGCTGCTGCAAAAGATCCAGCCCAAAGCTGTACGTTATCCTTATGTGGTATCCAACATCGCAGAATATGAAAGGGTACTGCGTTGCAGGCCTGTAAAACGAACTGGTGAATATGCTCTGGAGTTCGATAAAAAATACTGGGATGAACCTATCCTCTCCGCAAATTATGAACTGCAAAGCCTGTTATTGAAAAAAGTACAGGCCTTACCGGAACAGGCAGCAGGCACACAATCGTTACAGGCAAGGATCTACAATTACCTGCTCACCAATGCCTACCTCGGCATTATTTCACTGGAGCAGATGGCAGCGAATTTTAATATCAGCCCCCGCAGCCTGCAACGTAAATTAAAAGAAGAAGGTGTGAAATACCAGGACATTGCAGATGCCGTGCGCAAGTCCCTCGCCATGCATTACATGGCTTCCGGCAACTACCCGCTGAAAGAGGTTTCGTATATGCTGGGGTATAATGAATTAAGTGCATTTACACGTGCTTTTAAAAGGTGGACAGGAGACACACCGGGTAGTTATCAGCACAATTAA
- a CDS encoding sulfatase → MISKKGILSLLVLFLSPQVKAQDPPNIVMFLVDDMGWQDTSEPFWTQLTELNKRYRTPNMERLAKRGMKFTNAYATPVCTPTRVSLMTGMNVTRHKVSNWTNYEKDQRSDYPDSTIMQKDWNWNGLSAVPGIPHTIYATPLPAVLQKAGYYTIHCGKAHYASNGTPGADPLQVGYDVNIAGHAAGHPASYLPEKQYGAANKSHGVPGLEEFYNTDVFLTEALTRKALAALDKTRKPFFLYMAQYAVHVPLEADKRFYQYYIDKGLEPAEAKYASLIEGMDKSLGDIMNYLDEKQLTENTIILFMSDNGGLSLAPPRMKPAHTQNLPLKAGKGSVHEGGIREPMIVSWPAVIKAGSVTGTPVIIEDFFPTLLEIAHASKARLVQKTDGRSFLPVLKDANVKQAERVLVWHYPHRWIPNEGPGLHYFSALRKGNWKLIYDQRNEKLSLYDLKTDIGEMHDLAAEQPAMVKVLAKELTAYMKERKVVMPVHTLTGKPVAWPDAL, encoded by the coding sequence ATGATAAGCAAAAAAGGGATTTTAAGCCTGTTGGTGCTGTTCCTAAGCCCGCAGGTAAAGGCCCAGGACCCTCCCAATATTGTTATGTTCCTGGTAGACGACATGGGCTGGCAGGATACCAGTGAACCTTTCTGGACGCAACTAACGGAGCTGAATAAACGTTATCGTACACCCAATATGGAACGGTTGGCAAAACGGGGGATGAAGTTCACTAATGCTTATGCCACACCCGTTTGCACACCCACACGTGTAAGCCTGATGACGGGTATGAATGTTACGAGGCACAAGGTCAGTAACTGGACGAATTATGAAAAGGATCAACGCTCTGATTATCCTGACAGTACCATTATGCAGAAAGACTGGAACTGGAATGGCCTGAGCGCTGTGCCTGGTATCCCGCATACAATATATGCCACTCCTTTACCGGCCGTTTTACAAAAGGCTGGTTATTATACCATTCATTGCGGGAAAGCGCACTATGCATCTAATGGTACACCGGGTGCAGATCCTTTGCAGGTAGGTTACGATGTGAATATTGCCGGCCATGCAGCAGGGCATCCTGCGAGCTATTTACCGGAGAAACAATATGGTGCGGCGAATAAGTCTCACGGTGTTCCGGGGCTGGAGGAGTTTTATAATACGGATGTGTTCCTGACGGAAGCGCTCACCCGGAAAGCATTGGCTGCGCTGGATAAAACACGTAAACCTTTCTTCCTGTACATGGCGCAGTATGCCGTGCATGTTCCATTGGAAGCAGATAAACGGTTTTACCAGTATTACATAGATAAAGGGCTGGAGCCGGCGGAAGCGAAATATGCTTCGCTGATAGAAGGAATGGATAAAAGCCTGGGTGATATCATGAACTACCTGGATGAAAAACAGTTAACGGAAAATACGATCATCCTGTTCATGTCGGATAATGGAGGGTTAAGTCTTGCCCCGCCGCGTATGAAACCTGCGCATACGCAAAACCTTCCGTTGAAAGCAGGAAAAGGGTCTGTGCATGAAGGAGGTATCCGGGAGCCGATGATCGTTAGCTGGCCTGCTGTGATCAAAGCGGGCAGTGTAACAGGAACACCGGTGATCATTGAAGATTTCTTTCCTACGCTGCTGGAAATAGCGCATGCTTCAAAGGCGCGGCTGGTGCAGAAAACAGATGGGAGAAGTTTTTTACCGGTGTTGAAAGATGCAAATGTTAAACAGGCAGAACGTGTTTTAGTATGGCATTATCCGCATCGCTGGATACCAAATGAAGGCCCCGGCCTGCATTACTTTTCCGCTCTCCGGAAAGGTAACTGGAAGCTGATCTATGATCAGCGAAATGAAAAGTTATCGCTGTATGATCTGAAAACAGATATCGGGGAAATGCATGATCTGGCGGCGGAGCAACCAGCGATGGTGAAAGTGCTGGCGAAGGAACTCACGGCATATATGAAAGAAAGGAAAGTGGTGATGCCCGTGCATACTTTGACCGGGAAGCCGGTGGCCTGGCCGGATGCGTTGTAG
- a CDS encoding sulfatase family protein → MKKLLFMTLVALNSQYLFAQKKPNVIIIYADDLGYGDLGCYGATKVRTPNIDRLAKEGLRFTNGHTTSATCTPSRFALLTGKYPWRKAGTGVLPGNAVMIIPTDKPSLATVMKKGGYQTALVGKWHLGLGDGNEIDWNGSIKPGPNEVGFDYSFCFPATADRVPTVFVENHTVLGLDKNDPIEVNYQQKVGNDPTGKEHPELLKMKSSPDHGHDNTIVNGIGRIGYMKGGNKARWTDEELAYAFTERAERFIEENRQKPFFLYFALSDIHVPRMPATVFKGKSGLGYRGDAILQMDWTVGRITQKLRDLGIDKNTLIIFSSDNGPVLDDGYQDEAVTLQNGHQPAGPLRGGKYSAFEGGTRVPWIVSWPGVVKAGQTSDALMCQVDLFASFAKLTGQALGEDDAPDSFNMLDALLGRTPKGRSWLVLQGGSLSLVQGNFKYITPSKGKKLMELVNIEPGNDEMPQLYDLGKDIGEKDNIAAQYPEKVKEMAAELQRLKTAAKTR, encoded by the coding sequence ATGAAAAAGTTACTCTTTATGACGCTGGTTGCCCTCAACAGCCAGTACCTGTTTGCACAGAAAAAACCAAATGTGATCATTATTTATGCAGACGATCTGGGGTATGGAGACCTGGGTTGTTACGGCGCTACAAAAGTACGGACCCCGAACATTGACCGGTTGGCCAAAGAGGGACTGCGTTTCACCAATGGGCACACCACTTCTGCCACCTGCACACCTTCCCGGTTTGCACTGTTGACCGGTAAATATCCCTGGCGGAAAGCGGGAACAGGTGTTTTACCCGGCAATGCCGTTATGATCATTCCAACAGATAAACCCTCCCTCGCCACTGTGATGAAAAAAGGCGGCTACCAGACCGCACTGGTGGGAAAATGGCACCTGGGCCTGGGAGACGGAAATGAAATTGACTGGAACGGTTCCATTAAGCCAGGCCCCAATGAAGTGGGTTTTGATTATTCCTTTTGTTTTCCTGCCACGGCAGACCGGGTACCGACTGTTTTTGTAGAAAATCATACCGTGCTTGGGCTGGATAAGAATGACCCGATAGAAGTGAATTATCAACAAAAAGTGGGAAATGATCCTACGGGCAAGGAGCATCCTGAATTACTGAAAATGAAATCCTCCCCGGACCATGGGCACGACAATACAATTGTGAATGGTATCGGCCGGATCGGTTATATGAAAGGAGGTAACAAAGCCCGCTGGACGGATGAGGAACTGGCGTATGCATTTACGGAAAGAGCAGAACGGTTTATTGAAGAGAACCGGCAAAAACCTTTCTTCCTTTATTTTGCGCTGAGCGACATTCACGTTCCCCGTATGCCGGCTACTGTATTCAAAGGTAAGAGCGGCCTGGGTTACAGGGGAGATGCTATTTTGCAGATGGATTGGACGGTAGGCCGGATCACACAAAAATTGCGAGACCTTGGAATAGATAAAAATACCCTGATCATTTTCTCCAGCGATAATGGCCCTGTGCTGGATGATGGTTACCAGGATGAAGCGGTGACCTTGCAAAATGGTCATCAGCCTGCGGGCCCATTGCGGGGAGGTAAGTACAGTGCTTTTGAAGGAGGTACCCGTGTGCCATGGATCGTTTCCTGGCCGGGTGTGGTGAAAGCAGGTCAAACTTCAGATGCGCTGATGTGCCAGGTAGACCTGTTTGCTTCTTTTGCAAAATTAACAGGGCAGGCACTCGGTGAAGATGATGCACCGGATAGTTTCAATATGCTGGACGCTTTATTGGGACGTACACCCAAAGGACGTTCCTGGTTAGTGTTACAGGGAGGATCATTGTCTTTAGTACAGGGGAACTTTAAATACATTACACCATCCAAAGGAAAGAAGTTGATGGAACTGGTGAATATTGAACCGGGGAATGATGAAATGCCGCAGTTGTATGACCTGGGGAAAGATATCGGGGAGAAGGATAATATTGCTGCGCAGTACCCGGAAAAGGTGAAAGAGATGGCTGCAGAATTGCAGCGGTTGAAAACTGCGGCGAAAACGCGGTAG